In Pseudophryne corroboree isolate aPseCor3 chromosome 3, aPseCor3.hap2, whole genome shotgun sequence, a genomic segment contains:
- the LOC135057468 gene encoding oocyte zinc finger protein XlCOF6-like, producing the protein MKAEDIEGEEETYVTDMKAEDIEGEETYVTDMKGEEETYVTDMKAENIEGEETYVTDMKGEEETYVTDMKAEDTEGEEETYVTDMKAEDIEGEEETYVTDMKAEDIEGEEETYVTDMKAEDIEGEEETYVTDMKAEDIEGEETYVTDMKAEDIEGEEEMYVTDMKAEDIEGEEETYVIDMKTEDIEGEETYVTDMKAEDIEGEEETYVRRDQKCKEEEMPTDISTADGGTSRNSLEGDLILSADSKIEDNITQYSPGDIPISLTIHPVPHSADISSDPCNCDDCKSNTSDFVTHRAAHTCDKIFPCSECGKSFACKLQLVIHQRSHAGERPFLCSECGKCFTVKSHLVAHQRSHTGERPFPCSECGKSFAGKSQLVRHQRSHTGEKPFPCSECGKCFLCKSELVRHQKSHTGEKPFPCSECGKSFAGKSQFVIHQRSHTGENTFPCSECGKCFLCKSEFVIHQRSHTGVKPFPCSECGKSFALKLRLVIHQRSHTGEKPFPCSECGKSFALKLRLVRHQRSHTGEKPFPCSQCEKCFPLKSQLARHQRSHTGENTFPCSECGKCFLYKSELVIHQRSHTGEKPFPCSECEKCFPLKSQLARHQRSHTGENTFPCSECGKCFLCKSELVIHQRRHTGEKPFPCSECGKSFARKSHLARHQGSHTGEKPFPCSECGKSFARKSHLARHQRSHTGEKPFPCSECGKCFLCKSELVIHQRSHTGEKPFPCSECGKSFAGKSYLVKHQKLHRSKALL; encoded by the exons ATGAAGgccgaagatatagagggagaagaagagacgtatgtgactgatatgaaggccgaagatatagagggagaagagacgtatgtgactgatatgaagggagaagaagagacgtatgtgactgatatgaaggccgaaaatatagagggagaagagacgtatgtgactgatatgaagggagaagaagagacgtatgtgactgatatgaaggcagaagatacagaaggagaagaagagacgtatgtgactgatatgaaggccgaagatatagagggagaagaagagacgtatgtgactgatatgaaggcagaagatatagagggagaagaagagacgtatgtgactgatatgaaggcagaagatatagagggagaagaagagacgtatgtgactgatatgaaggcagaagatatagagggagaagagacgtatgtgactgatatgaaggcagaagatatagagggagaagaagagatgtatgtgactgatatgaaggcagaagatatagagggagaagaagagacgtatgtgattgatatgaagacagaagatatagagggagaagagacgtatgtgactgatatgaaggcagaagatatagagggtgaagaagagacgtatgtgaggagaGATCAGAAGTGTAAGGAAGAGGAAatgcctacagatatcagcacag cagatggaggcacaagcaggaattccttggagggagatctcatcttgtctgcagatagtaaaatagaagataacatcacacagtaTTCTCCAGGAGACATccccatttctctaactatacatccaGTACCTCACAGTGCTGATATTTCATCTGATCCCTGTAATTGCGATGACTGTAAATCTAATACCTCAGATTTTGTTACACATCGTGCAGCTCATACATGTGATAAaatatttccatgctctgagtgtgggaaaagttttgcatgcaaattacaacttgttatacatcagagaagtcatgcaggtgagagaccatttctatgttctgagtgtgggaaatgttttacagtcaaatcacatcttgttgcacatcagagaagtcacacaggtgagagaccatttccatgttctgagtgtgggaaaagttttgcaggaaaatcacagcttgttagacatcagagaagtcacacaggtgagaaaccatttccatgctctgagtgtgggaaatgttttctgtgtaaatcagaacttgttagacatcagaaaagtcacacaggtgagaaaccatttccatgctctgagtgtgggaaaagttttgcaggcAAATCACagtttgttatacatcagagaagtcacacaggtgagaatacatttccatgctctgagtgtgggaaatgttttctgtgtaaatcagaatttgttatacatcagagaagtcacactggtgtgaaaccatttccatgctctgagtgtgggaaaagttttgcactcAAGTTacgtcttgttatacatcagagaagtcacacaggtgagaaaccatttccctgctctgagtgtgggaaaagttttgcactcAAGTTACgtcttgttagacatcaaagaagtcacacaggtgagaaaccatttccatgctctcagtgtgagaaatgttttccactcaaatcacagcttgctagacatcagagaagtcacacaggtgagaatacatttccatgctctgagtgtgggaaatgttttctgtataaatcagaacttgttatacatcagagaagtcacacaggtgagaaaccatttccatgctctgagtgtgagaaatgttttccactcaaatcacagcttgctagacatcagagaagtcacacaggtgagaatacatttccatgctctgagtgtgggaaatgttttctgtgtaaatcagaacttgttatacatcagagacgtcacacaggtgagaaaccattcccatgctctgagtgtgggaaaagttttgcacgcaaatcacatCTTGCTAGACATCagggaagtcacacaggtgagaaaccatttccatgctctgagtgtgggaaaagttttgcacgcaaatcacatcttgctagacatcagagaagtcacacaggtgagaaaccatttccatgctctgagtgtgggaaatgttttctgtgtaaatcagaacttgttatacatcagagaagtcacacaggtgagaaaccatttccatgctctgagtgtgggaaaagttttgcaggcAAATCGTATCTAGTTAAACATCAGAAATTACACAGGAGTAAAGCATTACTATGA